The nucleotide sequence AATCGTTTTTCTGTTGCAGGTTTTGCTGGCTCAATTGACGGGGCAAACGGAATATCAGAACGCCGCGCGCGCTTTTTGCGATTTCTCGGTGCGCCAGCAAAAACGCACCCCGAAGGGGCTGCTCTATATCGACAAATTCGGTACTTTGTGCCATGCCGCGAACGTGGCGTTCGTTTGCCTGGAGGCGGCTGACTCTCCCGATATCGGCAATCCCCAGGAATACCGTGAATTCGCCGAACAGCAAGTTCACTATATGCTGGGCAGTGGTGGTAAGCTTTAATAAAACGGTACTGCAAAGAATTGTAGTCGTAACCTAGAAAATTCTATTACTTTCGTTAATAAATGCGGCGCAAGGTACAAAAATATTCAATGGACATTGTCCACGTATTGGATTGTCGTTAGATTTCCCTGAATTTGTCATAATTTTCGTAAAGTATCTTGGAGGATTTTCTGATGTTTAAGATTTAGATTTTCTGATGTTTGCTTTCCTTAACATGCAATTTAGCAATTTTATTCTCCTAATGGGTATATTTGTATGCACCATAGGTAGTCGTgctaatttaattacattgtaattcaaattCGCAATGTAATTATATTGTGTTTCAATTACGTAGTAATTTAACCGCGTTGTAATTGAATAACAATATTCAAACCTTTCAGTTAATTCAattgctaattattttaatgacgagtgaaattcaaatgcaatgcaattgaaataaaagaaagttgaaatacaatgtaattgaatagaatcaaattgaatacgatataattgaatagaatctaattgaatacgatataattgaatagaatctaattgaatacgatataattgaatagaatctaattgaatacgatataattgaatagaatctaattgaatacgatataattgaatagaatctaattgaatacgatataattgaatagaatctaattgaatacgatataattgaatagAATCTAATTGAATACGATACAATTGAATAGAATCTAATtgaatacgatataattgaatagAATCTAATTGAATACGATATAATCGAATAcaacgtaattgaaatacagttcACCAAATTGCTGTCCAGAACTTTGAAGAATTGAGATATTTTCCCTTGCTAAGAAAGGGGCGAGGGGGTATTCCACTTGCTCAGCCTAGTCTGCACGCCCGTAGTCCCTCCAAATGATCTCCCGAAACCCACTATTATTGATAAACAAGAGGTCCCACAAGCTAATCCACGCGAGGAGCAAGGGGCAAGGAGAATCGGTCGGCCGCTCCACCTAATCACGTCACTTGTTCAGCGCGTAGCATAGCCAATAATAATCAAAAGTCTGGGATCAACAAATATTGGAAGAGACCAGGTGGAACGCGGGTGACCGATTCCCCTTGCCCCTTGCCCCATGCGCCATTTCATTTACGCGTAGTGTttcaattcttcaatttttggcATCCGTGTCATTGTTTTCAATCGAAGCATACGCATCTGACAATGAAAAGATGCAACAGAAAAGAACACTTCTTCAACGTTTCCAAAAGagaacacagtaatgtctctctctctctctctctctctctctctctctctctctctctctccctctctctctctaattgacgctcaggttgtccacaaaaatgaacaatttggaaagaggagatacgattattcgagccttgcggttcgtttttatagttacgaatcgtcgacaactataaaaacgagctacaaggctcgaataattgtatatcctcttcctaaattgtccatttttgtgcagaatcttagcgtcaattagggagacaccACTGTATCCCCTTAACGCGAAAATAAACCGGTTTCACTAGATTCCGTACACGAACTATTATAAACCAGACTATAAACTATCAGTTTTCTGCAATTAGGGAGGAGCTACGTAATCGGCTGGGGTCGAAATCCTCCGAAGCAGCCCCACCACGCGGCTTCGTCTTGCCCCGACAAACCCGCGGCTTGCGGATGGCCTGAATTCGACAAGGATGCTCCGAATCCTCAAATTCTGTACGGGGCGTTGGTTTCCGGTCCCGATGAGGCAGACAAGTTCCATGATCATCGAGATGATTACGTGTACACCGAAGTTACGTTGGACTATAATGCTGGTTTCACTAGCGCGCTCGCAGGGTTGTTGCAGTTACGGGTCAAAAGCACCACTTAACGAGCGACCGTTGGTCACAGCGCGAACTTCTAATTGCGAATGAATCAGTTCGTTAGTTTCAGCGACGTTTTTGCGCGAGAAACGGTATTGCGAGACCCATGATTCTAGAACTTCGCCGAGGATTAAATTTTACGGATACGTTCTGTGAACCTAAGCGAGAACAAattttatgtaattattaatttttaaaatgaGAAATTGTTCATGCGATTTCTCATTTTTCGTTTTAGACGAAGTATAGAAGAAAATTGGAATAAGTAGAATTTCATCGCAGATAACTGAGAATTGTATCAAGTCTTATTGAATTTTGTTCTTTATCGCTTTTCGATAAGATTGTTATGCTGTCGATGCATAAAGATTCACGCTACTAATTGTTCGTGATGCTTTTCTCAGCGGAAATTCTTCATTAAATTGTTATAATAGAGAGATTATGCATAAAGGAAACTATCAGTTTGATCAAATAATTAGTAAAGAATACAAGCATACCGAACGCAAAGAAGATAAGAATCTAAATCGAACTCAGTTCAGATTTGTAAAGCGTGTTTTTTTTTAGAGTGATAGAACTTCCAATATGGTTATCTGTCATTTGACACTTGGTAGATAACATTTTGTTTTGACATTTCAGTTCAGTAAGCTTTGACAAATCAACGTGGAAAGTCTGAAGCCGCAGCAACGTTTACAAATTGTGGAAATTTATTTCCAAAATCAGTGTTCGGTTCGTTCAATTTATTGAAAGGACAATTTGgtgacaaaattatttcaaGAAATGGTCCAGTGATTTGGCCTTCAAGATCATGCGATCTTATGCCTTTggattatttttttctttttttgaggAGGTTTATGCTGAGAAACCAGTAACAATTGACGCCATGGGAACAGACATAACTcgtgttattaacgaaatacatCCCCAATTACCTGAAAAAGTGGTTAAAAATTGAACCGATCCAATCCGATTCATCAAAGTTAGTCGCAGTAGACATATGAcggaaattattttcaaaacttAAATGTCACAAAATTatctttaaaattaaaaaaattggcTTCAATCTTAAATTTTTATGTGTTTTATGCCAATTCAAAGTTCTATCTAAAAACGCCTAAGTTCTAACTAAAAAAAACGCCctttataaataaatagtacTAGTTTCTTGTCACTGGTGCTAGATATTAGAAGATATTAAATAAAGAAGCGAAATATTTATTAAGTAACATGAAATAAATTTCAATGGAGGATAAAATTGAAAACTCAATTTAATATTACCAGTTATTTGATATCTTCACATGCAACGGTGACAGATTTTGCAAACTAATAAAGTGTTACACAGAAAGGTAACTAGTTCATGTGATAGACGTTGATGCTGATTTTAATTAGAATTATTTCTACTAGAATACGTTGTGTACATAATAACTATGAAATAGATCGAATATAACAACAcagttaattaatataattggaAGCATTATTTAGGATTCGTTATGCGAGTTTGAAATTACCGTTTAAGGGGAACTTGTTTAAAACAAGAAATTGTGAATTCAGAGTTATATCTTCGCTCGGTTGCAAATAGAtcaaattgaaagaaaaaaaaaacagaaatattatttATGACGTAACATAGAACCGTATATCGTAGCGAATGGAATTTTTATAATTAGCCTAGTACGCATAGCATATGTAATAATTATCAGATTTGCCTGACAATTATTGATTATTTCTACTAGCGCAGATATTTATAAACATTTACGCAGGTGCAACGTGGTTTAGTTTTCTCGGTAATTTTGTAGAAAATTGTAATAGATGAATAAGGAGGTCAACAGAAAATAATAGTATACAAACAACTGTTAATGTTCATGACAAACACCGTTAGTCAATTGTATcgtttaataaatttttttaatacgaAACTATGAATAACAGAAATTTTGCGTTGTCCAATAGAAGTTTTACCATCGAAGTTTCCTTCGTTATAAAACAAATCGTAAGAAATTGTAACGATGGTTAAGGAAAGGGAGAATGAATTCGCAGTGAACTGACAACGTCGCTGAATGCACTGTGTGCAACGAAATGTACAATGGTCTGCCAGTACCAGTTATGTCAATTGTATTGGCAACAAGTGCAATCACGATCGATCATTACTCCGTAGCATCTACCGCTCTTGTTCATATCACTATGCCGAGGAAATCTTTGAAGTATTTCACGTTAATCGTTCTATTTCTGTTCGTAACGAGTGTGCATCTTCAGAACCTGATTAGAACAGGTAAGGTCATTTGCTTTATTACTATAATCTCCGActttttataattacattatgcAAACAAACTATTTCAACGAAAATCAATCGACATCTTCGTAAATTGTCTTGCAAACACACAAAATCAAGCAAATTGATTGACACGCAAATAAGCTAGAAGCTGTATCAATGCGTGATTATGCTTCTTGTaaaattacgattattattattattctctatATTAGACAGAGAATTATCTATATTAGATAGATTATCTTCTCCTCTATATTACATAGAAACAGTTCTGCAAAATATTCGTTACGTAAATGTACTTTCCTAAAAATTGATATTCTCGTTCGATCTAATTGACTAAAATAAATCGGACATTCGTTAACATAATCCACGAAACGCGtcgaattacaaaattatttcagTTCTATCAAATGATATAAAGAATAGTTTCGTTGGAACAGAATTGATTGATAGgattcatttatttcgtatcCTGATTACGGAATATGTGATTTTTTGTTTAACAATAGAAATTGGTGGCAATAATCATTTAGCATGCGCGTACGTGCATTGCGAGAAGGCCGAGTCATGCGTGCACCGTAGATTTCGGTGCAAAAATCCTCCGTGTCCCGGCATGCTTTATTGCGCGAAATCTCGTAAAGGTAAGCAGCTCAGCGAATTTTCTAACTAGATGGAGGTCTTTACTGCGTATTACAAGTCAAGGTCTCGAAAATCTCTCGGTGAGCATTGAGTGCATTATTAAATGATTTTATATGGATTTCGTTAACTCGTGTACGCATCAAATATTCAGAATCACAGAGAGGCCCTTCTACCTGCGATACCGTGCACTGTAGCAACGGATTCTTGTGCATGGTGAAAGTTCGACAATGCATTTGGGACCAGAGTAAGTAGATCGATAAATTTACGCAAACGGAATTGAGGAAAAATCGGAGAATCGGAAACGTTCAAGATAATTatattgggtcgttcggaaagttgtttcgttcattcgcgaaaaaaaaaaatgaaagaagacGACTTGTTAATGCTTAGTGTAAAAAAGACAAAAACTTTTGTCAGTTTTCTGGCagctttgaaatcttatgcTAGTAGAAGACCTTGTTTTTTATTCGCAAAATACTGACTCGAGTGCCTTTTAAACACCGAtacaatttttttgaaaaacgaaacaacttttcgAACGATCCAATAGAACAATGTTTGTTTTATCTGATCTCTGTACCTGCGGATCTTTCGAGACATAAACGAGATGGTGCATTTTGAAACACTAGgcagattaaaagaatttaacgaCGTCGATGTATTATTTCCAACTCGGTAAGATTATtcgagagaggaaaagagggagagagagagagagagagagagagaaatttctGTATGTCTACTATTTCTTAAAGTAGATctaatacaattttaaatagtaaaaatattaGAGGAATTTGagattgttataatattattttcaatttattgaaatGCTTGAGAGattaaataaatgtttatttagCTCCTGTTTGTTGCAATTGCGGAGAATTTTTGTTTTTCATAAACAACCGCAGTCCAATTATtcgtattataaaattattaagtattataattgttgaaaaaggGATAAATAGAAATCGATAACGATATCTCAAACGGTCAACAACGTTTAAGAGTTTCAAGAGTACCAAATGATTCGCTGGTTTTCATCGTATTTACCAGAGTGCAAGCAACAGATAGCAAGATGCGTGTCTCAGCAGGAGTATTACGATGGTCCGGCATCCTGTGCCGGGTTCAAGTGCCTTCAAGGACACCAGTGTATCCTCCGGGAGTCACTTTGCGCCAATCCACCCTGCAAACTACTACGGAGCTGCAGCAAGAACAGAGGTCAATCTTAACGCCATTATTTACTCGCAGTGTCAACTGTGTTAGTCTTAATTCCTGTCAAAGTTTATTATACCTGAATCGCAGATTTGATACATTTATAAAAAATGTGAGTAGATGAAATTTAAACTAATAGACAGATTAAACGAATTTACGTATATCGTTAGATTATTTGCAACTTAACGATATTATTAGAGATTTTGTGTAAACACTTTTGTGTAAAACATGTTTTTAAGTAAATTATCGCTTATAAAAATCTCCGAGCACAGATTTTTACTCGTCTTTACGTCTTAAAAAAGATAGACCGAAACCAGAAGAGTTAAAATACTCATAAATTTTGTCGTCATAAATTTTAGCAGATATAACACATTgacattattaaattctttgaatatttctattattttatattacaacCGTTCAATTTTGCTATAATTGCGTAAAATCTGGAGTCGAATTATTGCACTATAACTGCGGTCGATTAATCATTTATAATCAACTACAATTAATTTATACACGACTTTTAGATTCGTGTTCAGCGCATCGAAATCTATAAGAACGCTTATTAAAGTAAACGCATGATCGTTGTTTGACATTGTTATCGACTCGAAGATAATCTTTAATGGAAAAGATCTATTTCTTAGACGTGCACACTTGGTTCGGCGAATGTCGAAGTTTGGGTTGTTCATCGGAGTTTGACTGCTTCTTACGAAGACCACGGAACACCTGCTCGAATCCGCCCTGTAAACATACGACGGATTGCATAACGGCTGCAGGTACAATGGAGAAGAAATGTAACGTCTTCGTACAATTAATCGAGATAATTATTATGTTCGCGATGTTAACAGAAAATGAAATGGCGGATGAGCATTGTCGCGGATGGATATGTCCTCGAAAGCACAAATGTGTGGCGGAAACTGTGACATCCTGCGAATCGAACAACTGCAACGTGAATAGAACATGCATCGCGATACCGCAAAATAATTCATCTTTTGCGAGAAGATCGCTGAGCAACGAAGACATTAACGTTCAATCCCCCGAAGACAACGTTAAAGTATTCTTTCATCATTCGCACAGTAACATTATAGCTCTTCTGCGATAACTTTCTTGCTCGCTATCTTTCATGCTTTTCCCAAAATTTTGGGGAAAATGGTACGAGCAACGTGGACAGAGAATGAAACAGGCTTTCCCTAAATACGTTCTATTCACTTTTTCGTGGCAAAAGTCGATGGTACGCTCTGTGGTTAAACTTTTACACTTTCATACAATCTTACAGTAAATTAATTCGTGTGGCGCGTCCTATGTTGCGAAAAATCTATATATTCGCTTAAATGAATGATTTTGAATCGTATTACAATATTACTATAATTCTGTTTCACTTTTTTATGGTTATTCTTTCGTCATTCGCACAGTAACACTATAGCTCTTCTGCGATAACTTTCTTGCTCGCTATCTTTCATGGCTTTCCCCAAAATTTTGGGGAAAATGGTACGAGCAACGTGGACAGAGAATGAAACAGGCTTTCCCTAAATACGTTCTATTCACTTTTTCATGACAAAAGTCGATGATGCGCTCTGTGATTAAACTTTTACACTTTCATACAATCTTACAGTAAATTAATTTGTGTGGCGCGTCCTATGTTGCGAAAAATCTATATATTCGCTTAAATGAATGATTTTGAATCGTATTACAATATTACTACAACTCTGTTTCACTTTTTTATGGTTATTCTTTCGTCATTCGCACAGTAACACTATAGCTCTTCTGCGATAACTTTCTTGCTCGCTATCTTTCATGCTTTTCCCAAAATTTTGGGGAAAATGGTACGAGCAACGTGGACAGAGAATGAAACAGGCTTTCCCTAAATACGTTCTATTCACTTTTTCGTGGCAAAAGTCGATGGTACGCTCTGTGGTTAAACTTTTACACTTTCATACAATCTTACAGTAAATTAATTCGTGTGGCGCGTCCTAAGTTGCGAAAAATCTATATATTCGCTTAAATGAATGATTTTTAATCGTATTACAATATTACTACAACTCTGTTTCACTTTTTTATGGTTATTCTTTCGTCATTCGCACAGTAACACTATAGCTCTTCTGCGATAACTTTTTTGCTCGCTATCTTTCATGGCTTTCTCCAAAATTTTGGGGAAAATGGTACGAGCAACGTGGACAGAGAATGAAACAGGCTTTCCCTAAATACGTTCTATTCACTTTTTCGTGGCAAAAGTCGATGGTGCGCTCTGTGGTTAAATTTTTACACTTTCATACAATCTTACAGTAAATTAATTTGTGTGGCGCGTCCTATGTTGCGAAAAATCTATATATTCGCTTAAATGAATGATTTTGAATCGTATTACAATATTACTACAACTCTGTTTCACTTTTTTAAGGTTATTCTTTCGTCATTCGCACAGTAACACTATAGCTCTTCTGCGATAACTTTCTTGCTCGCTATCTTTCATGGCTTTTCCCaaaatttttgggaaaatggTACGAGCAACGTGGACAGAGAATGAAACAGGCTTTCCCTAAATACGTTCTATTCACTTTTTCATGGCAAAAGTCGATGGTGCGCTCTGTGGTTAAACTTTTACACTTTCATACAATCTTACAGTAAATTAATTCGTGTGGCGCGTCCTAAGTTGCGAAAAATCTATATATTCGCTTAAATGAATGATTTTTAATCGTATTACAATATTACTACAACTCTGTTTCACTTTTTTATGGTTATTCTTTCGTCATTCGCACAGTAACACTATAGCTCTTCTGCGATAACTTTTTTGCTCGCTATCTTTCATGGCTTTCTCCAAAATTTTGGGGAAAATGGTACGAGCAACGTGGACAGAGAATGAAACAGGCTTTCCCTAAATACGTTCTATTCACTTTTTCGTGGCAAAAGTCGATGGTGCGCTCTGTGGTTAAATTTTTACACTTTCATACAATCTTACAGTAAATTAATTTGTGTGGCGCGTCCTATGTTGCGAAAAATCTATATATTCGCTTAAATGAATGATTTTGAATCGTATTACAATATTACTACAACTCTGTTTCACTTTTTTAAGGTTATTCTTTCGTCATTCGCACAGTAACACTATAGCTCTTCTGCGATAACTTTCTTGCTCGCTATCTTTCATGGCTTTTCCCaaaatttttgggaaaatggTACGAGCAACGTGGACAGAGAATGAAACAGGCTTTCCCTAAATACGTTCTATTCACTTTTTCATGGCAAAAGTCGATGGTGCGCTCTGTGGTTAAACTTTTACACTTTCATACAATCTTACAGTAACTTAATTCGTGTGGCGCGTCCTATGTTGCGAAAAATCTATATATTCGCTTAAATGAATGATTTTGAATCGTATTACAATATAACTCTGTTTCACTTTTTTATGGTTATTCCCAGAATATAACTTTTCGATGTATTTTTTGGTTTCGTTGCGAAAGCAAGGAAGTTGCCAGTTTATTGTCCCATACCAACCCGGGCCCAGAAAATGACGTTTACTTTCTTGCCGGAGCGCAATATCCTAAGTAATACAATTCTGCGTTCACGAGCTTGACATTCCACGATAAAAGCTTACGATCCGCTACTTCCAGCAATTTCAAGATTGGCTTGAATCCATTCGCGATATACTGACTCCCAGTGCGTATGCAGACTGGGTCGAGGGAATTCTTGCCTCGACGTCGCGCAGCGAGGAATTTCGAAAATGGCTCAGAGCGTCGCAGACACACGATTCTCGCAAAGTGGATAAACATGACAGCATACGCGCAAAATTGAAATTTCCGGGACGAGTGCGGACAGAAAAGGAAGGGGCACAGGATGTGGCGGGAAATCAATATTCCATTTACGATACATTGGTAAACGCGGCAGAATTTCGATTGCATTTTCAGTGCACTGATTAAATTAATTGATGGTATTCGTGGAATAGTTAACATTCGGGAGCGAAATCGTCAGTGGGTCGTGGTCTGGGTGAAATGctgtttcgaataaaaaataagaCTGTTTTCAGAGAACATTTAGTAGATTGGGTTAGCATTAATTAATCGGgaataaatattgatttttgcGTTAACGAATACATCATTCCAAATACTTATTTGATTTTAcgtatataaaatttaattcaatcCGATTGACATATTTAATAATTACCGTAAAATTGATAACATTAcaattgaatattattattacatataattctGTACGAAGAATTTTATGAACCATCTGTACCTTTTTAAaagttaatttatttaaaatatgagGAACACAACATTATCATTGATTCTCATTATTTTACCGATTACAGGATGAACCAACCCAAGACGATTTAAACAAGATATCAGAAGAAATAAATAGCCTTCTACGCGAATGGAATTTGACGAATTTGAAAGACAAGTCgtttattaacgaaaatatttttttaccgGTACATAATAATTCAGAAACAGATACCTTGTATCATCGGAAAAAGGAAAAGGAAATTTCGTCACCAGACAATGAAGATGCCACCATGGAGGTCGTGGACACTCAAATCAGCAGTCCTAACGCTGATACTCGTGGCAATGTTCACAAACAAATTGTACTAACATCACAAAATGAAGAAATTCCTACTGCACAAGTTAATGATTTCTCTCTCGTAAGTATTTCCTATTAACCAATCGGTTTACAAGTCTTGTTTCTTATTGCATTCTCTTTGTTAAGAGCGTTCTAGGAACGTTAAGGGATTTATCTGTCGGCAATTATGAACTGCCATCATTGTGGACGGGATTCGATCAAGATTTCGACAAGGAAACTTCTGGAAAGGCGGATACTACCATTCGTATTAACGAAATCTCAAAAACTGAAACATATTCGGGCACGGAACGATATAGAAATAACGTTTCCGCCGATTTCCTAGAAATGTTAGTGAAATCATTGCCGCATTTTTCATTCGAAGATGTGCAAGGAAATTTTGATGAAAATTTATTCGATCGGAATCATCCAAATGTAAgttcttatattttatttgtagaagtagtttttctttttatattccCGAATGCAACACTTACAAGATATCGTGCTTAAAAATACGAACGCAGTTTTCGATACTGATCGATGATTCTTCTTATTAGAAACTCGTTAAGTTGTGCACGTAATCAATAACTTTACAGTTTATTGtgaaaataatttcattaatattACAAGATCAACGATGCTGAAAGCAATTTCTGCATTTGTCCGCTTGTTTTAGAATGCGAATAAAAACTACAGTTCAAGTGCAGTACCTTATTTCGGTGAAGACCGGTTTACGAGCAAAAACTTGGAAGAAGTTGCAGACCAATCTTCTTTCTACGGCGGAGCTCGCATAAACTTCACGTACAATTCCGAACCAAGAATCGATGGTAAGTTCTTCAACAAGTTAAGTAAGTTTGCTTATACCTGAACTTCCGAGACCATTACACTTTAATGATTCAGATATGGTGCAGACCTCAATacattaatgtttttttttattcaacatCATGCTCCAGTTATGAACAATCAATGGAAAGAAACAAATATAGATAATCCGTTCTTATGATCAACCCTTGTCGACGAAAGTTAAAAACCATTACATATCGTTaacatttgaataaaatttgatatttcaatAAATACACGTTTTATCGAATTAAATGTTAAAATATTATAGTTAAGCATATAACGCATTGTTTATATTGCAATAGTGTATTGCAATTTTGTGTATATgacaaataaaagaataataacgagaaaaagaaaatacaaaatgaaataagaattaaatattaagaaatttgttttaaataaaactaatattTTCGTTGTCACAGTACAAATTTTTATCCTACGTTAACAAAGTTTACTACACCCAAGAATATTCATCTATGTattcaatttttccattttacaCGGCGCTTCAATTGTCCATAATAAATCGAAAGTAACAAGCGGAAAGATTAATTGAATTCTCCACTTTAGATATGTTAAAGACGCTGCCCCGTGCTTCgtagaaataaaaattcaagaaaAATATGAACGACGAAAATATGAAAGACTAGGCATGCAAACGaataaatcgaatttttctgAACAGTTGAAACATTAATTTTAGTTAATAACAACAGAATACTTGTTTTACTTTCCTCCAAAATGCACTTCGAGTTTCGTTGAAGAATTGAATTCTTTGTACGCATGTCTACTAATATcatgaatatattattattctaacaaataatattattgatataacaACTTATTTAAGGAAGAACGATATAACGTGTAGAGCTCTTTACTAATTATGTAAAGAAAAGATAAAATTGATCGAATAATTACCTTGCAGGGAGCAGAAAGAAAGATGCAAAATAAACTTTCGTTAGTAAAGTGAGTAACAAATATGCTACTTGTTAAAATTTCCTCGAAAGTATGAAAGTGAAACGAATCGCTGCTAAAATAAATCCGTCGGTTTTTATTATATCGCGTATAAAATTCACGGTGTTTAGTTTCGTATCGTTACCCCCTTGGGACTATAATTTATCGAATTCAGCATCGTTAGCTACCAAACAGCTGTAGTCTAAAGCGTGCGTAAATCGGTCCCCCAGAAAAATACAAAAAGAGGTAGCGGGCAACGATTCCggatgccccccccccccctctaaCCAAAAAACCTGGTTCCACCGAGAAGTAATTTTAATTGGCAACATATTTAAGACCGTTATGTATCCTGGTTAGTTTTCATTAATTTGAGGCCGACGGcaattgatttaacattttTAGAAAGTTGCGTTGAGTGACGCAATCCCTTTTTAAGAGCTTTTTtctttattctattatataatgttGCAGGGAAATTAAAAACCGCAGGTGTTTCCACGAACTACTTACTTCCTATATCGATAAAAGGAGATGGGTTTTTTCCTTCAATATCACTGTTCaccaattatttaaaaaatgcgatctTTATACAGACACCAGCCATTCGATTATTAAGAGATAATGCATTTTTGTGCATGTGTGAGTATGTGCCAGTAACTTTATACTCAACGTGCAGCTTAACATTAAATTAAACAGActttaataattatgaaaaataaatgtttGAATCATTTTAACAGGTTGgatataataatctaatattttttaattctttcaatCTTTTAACCGTTTCaaatcataaatgcatgaaatccctAGTCCATTAGAAACATTTCTAATTTATTACGCCATAAGGGATGTTCTAGCCAACGGAATAAATTTTTTTCCAACTTTATATAGTAATTCATCCACAATCTAGTCATTAACCCTTCCACACGCGCGTTTTCCAAGAGAATTTAACAACAGAAAATAACATTAAAACGTGAGATCAATATATGCATTCGTTGACATTTGGTTTGCTTCTTTATATGTCTTTCCGATCATAAAATTACTATAACCGGGTAAATCGTTCTGCGCTATACAACAGTTAACGTCAACCATAAAAGGTACAGCTCTTCGAATTTA is from Megalopta genalis isolate 19385.01 chromosome 4, iyMegGena1_principal, whole genome shotgun sequence and encodes:
- the LOC117218408 gene encoding uncharacterized protein LOC117218408 isoform X2, producing the protein MEVFTAYYKSRSRKSLESQRGPSTCDTVHCSNGFLCMVKVRQCIWDQKCKQQIARCVSQQEYYDGPASCAGFKCLQGHQCILRESLCANPPCKLLRSCSKNRDVHTWFGECRSLGCSSEFDCFLRRPRNTCSNPPCKHTTDCITAAENEMADEHCRGWICPRKHKCVAETVTSCESNNCNVNRTCIAIPQNNSSFARRSLSNEDINVQSPEDNVKQFQDWLESIRDILTPSAYADWVEGILASTSRSEEFRKWLRASQTHDSRKVDKHDSIRAKLKFPGRVRTEKEGAQDVAGNQYSIYDTLDEPTQDDLNKISEEINSLLREWNLTNLKDKSFINENIFLPVHNNSETDTLYHRKKEKEISSPDNEDATMEVVDTQISSPNADTRGNVHKQIVLTSQNEEIPTAQVNDFSLSVLGTLRDLSVGNYELPSLWTGFDQDFDKETSGKADTTIRINEISKTETYSGTERYRNNVSADFLEMLVKSLPHFSFEDVQGNFDENLFDRNHPNNANKNYSSSAVPYFGEDRFTSKNLEEVADQSSFYGGARINFTYNSEPRIDDIARSNRPDQSRGDNTGISSIQIMNENNDAADLDRFFEMHEDALLPYIQTLIEAMDLANDSSNELKRNTDVENLEKESRTREPSYENKGLQSFYNLPSYGSSDHDHVDVKNRNNKT